The genomic region ACCAACTTCAGGAAAATTATCCGTATACTGTTTATTGTAAGTCAATGCAGAATTTATCGAGAGGTTTTCAGAAGGATTTAAACTTCCGCCAAGGTTAAAAGACGTATTATTTAAATCGGTATTAGGAACAATACCTTTTTGATAAACATTAGAGATAGATGTTCTAAAACTCGCTTTCTCACTTCCCCAGTCTACGCTTACATTATTAGTCTGAATCAATCCTGTTCTAAAAAAGTTTTCGATATTATCTGCTCCTCTGGATACATACGGTAACGGAATAAGTTCTCCGGTATCTGGATTAACTTCACTATTATATTGTGGTGTTTCAAAATAGCCACTAGGAGTGCTAGAATCTAATTGATCTAAGCGTGGCCCCCAAATCCAGCCACCACCTTCAGTTCCAGAGCCACTTCCGTTTACGTAGGCATAAACACCCTGATTTCCGTTTCCATAAGTGGTTTGAACCTCAGGAACTTTTATAAACGAAGGCTGGAACATGGTCGAATTATTTACGGTAACCGTAAGTCTTCCTTTTTTTCCTTTTTTTGTGGTAATCATTATCGCGCCGTTACGCCCTACCGATCCATATAATGCCGATGCTGTAGCTCCTTTTAAAACACTTATGCTTTCGATATCATCAGAATTAACCTTCCATAAATCGGTAGTACGATCTGGAATACCATCAATAACTAATAACGGACTCGCCCCTCGCAGACTAATTTGTGGATCCTGAAATAAATCTGTAGAGTTTTGAATATTTAATCCCGCAACCCGTCCGGTAAGGGAATTAACAAAATTAGGTTCTTTTGCTTTTTCCAGTTGCTGCCCATCAACTTCCTGAACAGCATAGCCTAAAGCCTTTTTCTCTTTCTTAATTCCTAAAGCGGTAACCACAACTTCATTCAATTGGGAAGCATCTTCTGCTAAAACAACATCAATAATTGTTTGATCTTTTACAGCTATTCTTTGGGTGCGAAAACCCATGAAAGAAAATTCCAACGTATCACGGGATGTTGCTTCAAT from Zunongwangia profunda SM-A87 harbors:
- a CDS encoding carboxypeptidase-like regulatory domain-containing protein, producing the protein MTKKITLLLLLLATTIGFSQNQITGEITDNDGIPLGGVNVLLLNSSEGTISDFDGKYSIEATSRDTLEFSFMGFRTQRIAVKDQTIIDVVLAEDASQLNEVVVTALGIKKEKKALGYAVQEVDGQQLEKAKEPNFVNSLTGRVAGLNIQNSTDLFQDPQISLRGASPLLVIDGIPDRTTDLWKVNSDDIESISVLKGATASALYGSVGRNGAIMITTKKGKKGRLTVTVNNSTMFQPSFIKVPEVQTTYGNGNQGVYAYVNGSGSGTEGGGWIWGPRLDQLDSSTPSGYFETPQYNSEVNPDTGELIPLPYVSRGADNIENFFRTGLIQTNNVSVDWGSEKASFRTSISNVYQKGIVPNTDLNNTSFNLGGSLNPSENLSINSALTYNKQYTDNFPEVGYGPTNYLYNLVLWTGVDVDIRDLRNYWREGEVGYQQRHFNVSYYNNPYFQAYEYQRGYSKDNVFGNLNIEYKLTPHLSLKGRGGTNVYGLNRTYKEPKSYIGYGARSRGNFTVVDATYFDITTDFGLKYENQIANQIGGFWGNWHM